CATCTCGGGCCGCATCGACCGGCGGTTCGTCTCCGTCGGCAACCTGGTGCAGCCGGACCAGACGCTGCTGACCCGCATCGTCTCGCTCGACCCGATCGACATCTACTTCGACATCGACGAGCGCTCGCTGCTCGGCTACGCGCGCGATGCGCGGGCCCGCGGCGCCGACCTGCAACAGGGCGGCGGCCTCGAGGTGAAGGTGCGCCTCGCCGACGAGACCGATGGTCCCTTCACCGGCAATCTCGACTTCGCCGAGAACAGGATCGACGACGCTTCCGGCACGATCCGCCTGCGCGCGCGGCTGACCAATCCGGACTTCATCATGCAGCCGGGCATGTTCGGGCGCGTCAACGTCCCGGCGTCGCTGCCGCACGACGGCGTGCTGCTGCCCGACGTCGCCGTTTCCTCCAACCAGAACCAACGCATCGTCTACGTCGTCGACGGCGACAACACCGTGTCCGCCAAGCCCGTGCGGCCCGGCCCGCGGATCGACGGTTACCGTGTCATCCGCTCCGGCCTCGACGGCAGCGAGACGGTGGTCATCGACGGGCTGATGCGCGTGCGGCCGGGCGTGACGGTGACCCCGAAGCCGACCGAGCTGCCGCCCACCAACCTTCCGACCGAGGGGTAGGCCATGTCGTTCTCGCACTTCTTCATCGACCGG
This portion of the Acuticoccus sp. I52.16.1 genome encodes:
- a CDS encoding efflux RND transporter periplasmic adaptor subunit encodes the protein MSRIAIVILGVAALGLAACEPEAQSAAAPPPPEVTVAKPVTRQIVEDDEFVGRFAAVNEVEVRARVAGYLAQIHFTDGQMVREGDLLFTIDQRPYAAEKERAEAQERVTAAQLDYAKQQFDRGADLVKRGTIPQSQYDERMQAHLAAQANAEAAKAATRTASLNYDYTEIHAPISGRIDRRFVSVGNLVQPDQTLLTRIVSLDPIDIYFDIDERSLLGYARDARARGADLQQGGGLEVKVRLADETDGPFTGNLDFAENRIDDASGTIRLRARLTNPDFIMQPGMFGRVNVPASLPHDGVLLPDVAVSSNQNQRIVYVVDGDNTVSAKPVRPGPRIDGYRVIRSGLDGSETVVIDGLMRVRPGVTVTPKPTELPPTNLPTEG